A window of Campylobacter ureolyticus contains these coding sequences:
- the ubiE gene encoding bifunctional demethylmenaquinone methyltransferase/2-methoxy-6-polyprenyl-1,4-benzoquinol methylase UbiE: protein MKNQNKIIDMFNKIAPTYDKANKAMSFGIDESWRKEACAAILAKFINNDLSIADVACGTGDMMRLWSDMSKGYNSNITSLIGIDPSSGMLEVAKTKFPNFKFIQADAANTTLEDKSVDVISISYGIRNVVERVKALEEFNRILKLGGYLVVLEFAKPDKKGIISKARDFYVSKILPKIGGFISKNKEAYEYLPDSIENFLDKESFVRELNGAGFESELVKSYSFDISTLFIVKKVKDL from the coding sequence ATGAAAAATCAAAATAAAATCATTGATATGTTTAACAAAATAGCTCCAACATACGATAAAGCAAATAAAGCTATGAGTTTTGGCATAGATGAAAGTTGGAGAAAAGAAGCTTGTGCTGCAATTTTAGCAAAGTTTATAAATAATGATTTAAGTATAGCTGATGTTGCTTGTGGAACAGGCGATATGATGAGACTTTGGAGCGATATGTCAAAAGGTTATAATTCAAACATAACTTCTTTAATAGGTATTGATCCAAGTAGCGGAATGCTTGAAGTTGCCAAAACTAAATTTCCAAATTTTAAATTTATACAAGCCGATGCAGCAAATACAACTCTAGAAGATAAAAGCGTAGATGTTATAAGTATAAGTTATGGTATAAGAAATGTTGTTGAAAGAGTAAAGGCCTTAGAAGAGTTTAATAGAATTTTAAAGCTTGGTGGGTATTTAGTTGTTTTAGAGTTTGCAAAACCTGATAAAAAGGGCATTATATCAAAAGCAAGAGATTTTTATGTTTCAAAAATACTTCCAAAAATTGGTGGATTTATTTCTAAAAACAAAGAAGCTTATGAGTATTTGCCTGATTCAATAGAGAATTTTTTAGATAAAGAAAGCTTTGTAAGAGAGCTCAATGGCGCAGGTTTTGAAAGCGAGCTTGTAAAAAGTTATAGCTTTGATATTTCTACATTATTTATTGTTAAAAAAGTAAAAGATTTATGA
- a CDS encoding RDD family protein, which yields MAKQKAVIAPVFLRMKAFIIDIFLISMPLLYFTTYAVLGSKENFQKNQIAILLVWLVYGIITSLFFSLKAQTPGYKSQEIYLIDIKTGKKIGFFRAFLRYLIFIFGSTFLFGILMCFFRKDRLNLHDILTNSTPAKKK from the coding sequence ATGGCTAAACAAAAGGCTGTTATTGCACCTGTTTTTTTAAGAATGAAAGCTTTTATTATAGATATATTTCTAATTTCTATGCCGCTTTTATACTTTACTACCTATGCCGTTTTAGGCTCAAAGGAAAATTTTCAAAAAAATCAAATAGCTATTTTGTTAGTTTGGCTTGTTTACGGCATTATAACTTCACTTTTCTTTAGTTTAAAAGCTCAAACTCCTGGCTATAAATCACAAGAAATTTATTTAATAGATATAAAAACTGGTAAGAAAATAGGTTTTTTTAGAGCTTTTTTAAGATATCTTATTTTTATTTTTGGAAGTACTTTTTTATTTGGGATATTAATGTGCTTTTTTAGAAAAGATAGATTAAATCTGCACGATATTTTAACAAATTCTACTCCTGCAAAAAAGAAATAA
- the serC gene encoding 3-phosphoserine/phosphohydroxythreonine transaminase produces MNRVINFSAGPSTIPLDVLKTAQDELLNYQNKGFSIMEVSHRSAVFDEVINSAEKRVKELYGFSDDYAVLFLQGGASLQFAQIPMNLSTGKVCEYINTGVWTKKAIKEAEILGINYKVVASSEDTNFDRIPLIPELSKDADYTYICSNNTIYGTQYKEFPKTKSLLVIDSSSDLFSREIDTKNIGLFYGGIQKNGGPAGVTLVVIRKDLANRVASNVPNILRYKTQIDANSMSNTPNTFGIYMLNLMLEKLIKEGGLKAVNEKNEKKAALLYSAIDEMSDFYKGHAKKDSRSLMNVSFNITKGEEFEKKFVCEALENNMMGLKGHRHLGGIRASIYNAITYENVETLVGFMKDFAKKNG; encoded by the coding sequence TTGAATAGAGTTATAAATTTTAGTGCGGGTCCAAGCACAATACCACTAGATGTTTTAAAAACAGCACAAGATGAGCTTTTAAACTATCAAAATAAGGGATTTTCTATAATGGAAGTATCGCACAGAAGTGCAGTTTTTGATGAAGTTATAAATAGTGCTGAAAAAAGAGTAAAAGAGCTTTATGGTTTTAGTGATGATTATGCGGTTTTATTTTTACAAGGTGGTGCAAGTCTTCAGTTTGCCCAAATTCCTATGAATTTAAGCACAGGTAAAGTGTGTGAGTATATAAATACAGGCGTTTGGACTAAAAAAGCGATAAAAGAAGCTGAAATTTTAGGAATAAATTATAAGGTTGTAGCAAGCAGCGAAGATACAAATTTTGATAGAATTCCTTTAATTCCTGAGCTTAGCAAGGATGCTGATTATACTTATATTTGTTCAAACAACACTATTTATGGAACACAATATAAGGAGTTTCCAAAAACAAAATCTTTGTTAGTCATAGATAGTTCAAGTGATCTTTTTTCAAGAGAAATTGATACAAAAAACATTGGTCTTTTTTATGGAGGAATTCAAAAAAATGGTGGTCCAGCAGGCGTTACGCTAGTTGTTATCAGAAAAGATTTAGCAAATAGAGTTGCAAGTAATGTTCCAAATATTTTAAGATATAAAACTCAAATTGATGCAAATTCTATGAGCAATACTCCAAATACTTTTGGAATATATATGCTAAATTTAATGCTTGAAAAACTTATTAAAGAAGGTGGCTTAAAAGCAGTTAATGAAAAAAATGAGAAGAAAGCAGCACTTTTATACTCTGCAATTGATGAAATGAGTGACTTTTATAAAGGCCATGCAAAGAAAGATTCAAGGTCTTTGATGAACGTGAGTTTTAATATTACAAAAGGTGAAGAATTTGAGAAAAAATTTGTTTGTGAAGCTTTAGAAAATAATATGATGGGACTTAAAGGTCATAGGCATTTGGGAGGTATTAGAGCTTCTATTTATAATGCTATAACTTATGAAAATGTTGAGACTTTAGTTGGCTTTATGAAAGACTTTGCAAAGAAAAATGGCTAA
- a CDS encoding EamA family transporter, translated as MHSFMVGFLFTIFSAIFWGLSSACGQYLFDIKKVSAEWLVVVRLLASGIFLFFLALRNQKKDIFLIFSDKKDFFILIFYAIFGLFLCQYTYFFKHETK; from the coding sequence ATGCATAGTTTTATGGTGGGATTTTTATTTACTATTTTTAGTGCTATTTTTTGGGGACTTTCATCTGCTTGTGGTCAGTATCTATTTGATATAAAAAAAGTTTCAGCTGAGTGGTTGGTTGTAGTTAGGCTTTTGGCAAGTGGGATATTTTTGTTTTTCCTAGCACTTAGAAATCAAAAAAAAGATATTTTTTTAATTTTTAGTGATAAAAAAGATTTTTTTATTTTAATATTTTATGCTATTTTTGGACTTTTTTTATGCCAATATACTTATTTTTTTAAGCATGAAACTAAGTAA
- a CDS encoding EamA family transporter has translation MKLSNAAIATILQYTSPAFIMIHMAVVNKKFPTKLEILSLFLVIGGVFILATHLKFDFAIPKEAIVFGLISALCILFIA, from the coding sequence ATGAAACTAAGTAACGCTGCAATCGCAACTATTTTACAATACACATCTCCAGCTTTTATTATGATCCATATGGCAGTTGTAAATAAAAAATTTCCTACAAAACTCGAAATTTTATCGCTTTTTCTTGTTATTGGAGGTGTTTTTATTTTAGCAACTCATCTAAAATTTGATTTTGCTATACCAAAAGAAGCTATTGTTTTTGGGTTAATTTCAGCACTTTGTATTTTGTTTATAGCATAA
- the tpx gene encoding thiol peroxidase: MSKVTLNGEAVKLVGDELSVGDYASEVELVLADLKTLKVGGSSEKIQVIATVPSLDTGVCAMETKKFNEKMANLKNVNFSVVSMDLPFALGRFCGAENIKNINTLSDFRCKEFGKKYGVLIDSGTLKGLLARAIFVIDKDSKIIYKEVVSEITKEPDYDGVIKALNLGCGPRGC, translated from the coding sequence ATGAGTAAAGTTACATTAAATGGCGAAGCTGTTAAGCTAGTTGGCGATGAGCTAAGTGTTGGTGATTATGCATCTGAAGTTGAATTAGTTTTAGCAGATTTAAAAACTTTAAAAGTTGGCGGATCAAGTGAAAAAATTCAAGTTATTGCAACAGTTCCATCACTTGATACTGGTGTTTGTGCAATGGAAACAAAGAAATTTAATGAAAAAATGGCAAATTTAAAAAATGTAAATTTCAGTGTTGTTTCAATGGATTTACCTTTTGCACTAGGTAGATTTTGCGGAGCTGAAAATATTAAAAACATTAATACATTAAGTGATTTTAGATGTAAAGAATTTGGTAAAAAATATGGAGTTTTAATAGACAGTGGCACCTTAAAAGGACTTCTTGCAAGAGCTATTTTTGTTATTGATAAAGACTCAAAAATTATTTATAAAGAAGTAGTTAGCGAGATTACAAAAGAGCCTGATTATGATGGAGTGATAAAAGCTTTAAACTTAGGATGTGGTCCTAGAGGCTGCTAA
- a CDS encoding site-specific DNA-methyltransferase, with amino-acid sequence MSISLNYDIKKTEIEILEKINRCSSDKLNVIYSDQKTKLIYQDNFQAMSILLKTYNNKIDLVYIDPPFNTGQDFFYSNSRTSSISNSETDKLAYSDIFELDDYLEFIRERLFLIHKLLSDKGTLYLHIDIKMGHYIKIILDEIFGKDNFLNEITRIKSNPKNFKRKAYGNIKDTIYVYAKKKCMQIFNDISIKLSDEELLKKFPKIDKNGERYTTVPCHAPGETLNGNTGKKWRGLLPPKGRHWRSSPDELEMLDKTGLIEWSKTNNPRIKKYAKDHKGKKIQDIWGNFKDPQYPKYPTEKNLEMLELIVKQSSNENSIIMDCFCGSGSFLIAGLKNNRNVIGIDISEQSMKISKQNIIK; translated from the coding sequence ATGTCTATATCTTTAAATTATGATATAAAAAAGACTGAAATTGAAATTTTAGAAAAAATAAATAGATGTTCATCAGATAAATTAAATGTTATATATTCAGATCAAAAAACTAAACTTATATATCAAGATAATTTTCAAGCAATGTCTATTTTATTAAAAACATATAATAATAAAATAGATTTAGTTTATATAGATCCCCCTTTTAATACAGGTCAGGATTTTTTTTATTCAAATTCTAGAACATCTTCAATATCTAATTCAGAAACAGATAAATTAGCATATAGTGATATTTTTGAATTAGATGATTATCTAGAATTTATTAGAGAAAGACTTTTTTTGATTCATAAATTATTAAGCGATAAAGGAACTTTATATTTACATATTGATATAAAAATGGGACATTATATTAAAATTATATTAGATGAAATATTTGGAAAAGATAATTTTTTGAATGAAATTACTCGTATAAAATCAAATCCTAAAAACTTTAAAAGAAAAGCATATGGAAATATAAAAGATACAATTTATGTCTATGCTAAAAAAAAATGTATGCAAATTTTTAATGACATATCTATAAAACTTAGCGATGAAGAGCTTTTAAAAAAATTTCCTAAAATAGACAAAAATGGCGAAAGATATACTACTGTTCCTTGCCATGCACCAGGTGAAACACTAAATGGAAACACTGGAAAAAAATGGCGTGGCTTATTACCGCCAAAAGGAAGACACTGGAGAAGCTCTCCTGATGAATTAGAAATGTTAGATAAAACAGGTTTAATAGAATGGTCAAAAACAAACAACCCTCGCATTAAAAAATATGCAAAAGATCACAAAGGAAAAAAAATACAAGATATTTGGGGTAATTTTAAAGATCCACAATATCCAAAATACCCAACTGAAAAAAATTTAGAAATGTTAGAGCTTATTGTAAAGCAATCGTCTAATGAGAATTCTATTATAATGGATTGTTTTTGTGGTAGTGGCTCCTTTTTAATTGCAGGTTTAAAAAATAATCGTAATGTTATCGGAATAGATATAAGTGAGCAAAGTATGAAAATTTCAAAGCAAAATATTATAAAATAA
- a CDS encoding Fur family transcriptional regulator → MQYIDLLKDSGLKATPQRLCILKTLAKHTHPTIDELYDDIKKDYPSISLATVYKNLGTLLDCGLVMEISRPNLKSKFDIKEKPHIHIVCKKCGYVKDCDCETSDLKNYHKILEKNTNTKIKDLNITAFVEECQNCKN, encoded by the coding sequence ATGCAATATATTGATTTACTAAAAGATAGTGGTTTAAAAGCAACTCCGCAAAGACTTTGCATTTTAAAAACTCTTGCTAAACACACTCATCCAACAATTGATGAGCTATATGATGATATAAAAAAAGATTATCCGTCAATTTCATTGGCAACTGTTTATAAAAATCTAGGAACTTTACTTGATTGTGGTTTAGTTATGGAGATTTCAAGACCAAATTTAAAGTCTAAATTTGATATTAAAGAAAAGCCACATATTCATATCGTTTGTAAAAAATGTGGATATGTAAAAGACTGTGATTGTGAAACTTCAGACTTAAAAAACTATCATAAAATTTTAGAAAAAAATACAAATACTAAAATAAAAGATTTAAACATAACAGCTTTTGTTGAAGAGTGCCAAAACTGCAAAAATTAG
- the xseA gene encoding exodeoxyribonuclease VII large subunit gives MIISVSELNEQAKTLLELNLSNLNVKGEISRLTKHSSGHWYFTLKDKDASVSCAMFRFNNQLVKFDPKDGDEVILEASASIYKESGRYQLIVKSMKEAGTGDLEKAFLELKEKLFKEGLFSQDYKKPLPKFPSKIAVITSIGSAAYEDIIKTATNRFNLCKLYFYNSLVQGSLAANDLTKALKKADLEGFDAIVLARGGGSKEDLWCFNDESLARAIYEAKTPIISAVGHEIDFSISDFVADHRSITPTASMIDLLPDKNELIQKIDNFETNLKKAIKERFLNAKNKVLNLELSFKKIALNSKIEMSFTNLKDIEHKLNFAIQGKISKFESDLAIKKALLEEKNHFFSITKNLIQVQKDGKNISLNDLENGDIITLYSQTTSKKATII, from the coding sequence ATGATTATAAGTGTATCTGAGCTAAATGAACAGGCTAAAACTTTACTTGAGCTTAATTTATCAAATTTGAATGTAAAAGGTGAAATTTCTCGCCTTACAAAGCATTCATCAGGACATTGGTATTTTACCCTAAAAGACAAAGACGCATCTGTATCTTGTGCAATGTTTAGATTTAATAACCAGCTTGTCAAATTTGATCCAAAAGACGGTGATGAGGTTATTTTAGAGGCAAGTGCAAGTATTTATAAAGAAAGTGGCAGGTATCAACTTATTGTAAAATCCATGAAAGAAGCAGGAACTGGTGATTTAGAAAAAGCTTTTTTAGAATTAAAAGAAAAACTTTTTAAAGAGGGGCTTTTTAGCCAAGATTACAAAAAACCACTTCCTAAATTTCCAAGTAAAATTGCCGTTATTACAAGTATTGGATCGGCTGCTTATGAAGACATTATAAAAACTGCTACAAATAGATTTAATCTTTGCAAACTTTATTTTTACAACTCACTTGTTCAGGGAAGTTTAGCTGCAAATGATCTTACAAAAGCTCTAAAAAAGGCTGATTTAGAGGGTTTTGATGCTATAGTTTTAGCAAGAGGCGGAGGAAGTAAAGAGGATTTATGGTGTTTTAATGATGAAAGCTTAGCAAGGGCTATATATGAAGCAAAAACGCCTATTATTTCAGCTGTTGGACATGAAATAGATTTCAGCATAAGTGATTTTGTGGCTGATCATAGAAGTATTACACCAACGGCATCAATGATTGATTTACTTCCTGATAAAAATGAACTTATTCAAAAAATAGATAATTTTGAGACAAATTTAAAAAAAGCAATAAAAGAGCGTTTTTTAAATGCTAAAAATAAAGTTTTAAATTTAGAGCTAAGTTTTAAAAAAATAGCACTTAATTCAAAAATAGAGATGAGCTTTACAAACCTGAAAGATATAGAGCATAAATTAAATTTTGCAATTCAAGGCAAAATTTCAAAATTTGAAAGTGATTTAGCTATAAAAAAAGCACTTTTAGAGGAAAAAAATCATTTCTTTAGCATTACTAAAAATTTAATTCAAGTTCAAAAAGATGGTAAAAATATCTCTTTAAATGATCTTGAAAATGGTGATATAATAACGTTATACTCACAAACAACAAGCAAAAAAGCAACTATTATTTAA
- a CDS encoding FUSC family protein, whose amino-acid sequence MIIGFFVGFSILIAQIIGIERAYWVPISTLAILQGMTLRSKWTRQIHRILGTAIGIALVYFLLRLNLNSLQIAILIGILGFLAQLTITKHYGVATIFITPMTVYMAEMSGVISGGATTLIVARLEDIILGSIIGFIGGVCLHNLKFRKGSVKIFY is encoded by the coding sequence GTGATAATTGGATTTTTTGTTGGATTTAGTATTTTAATAGCACAAATAATAGGCATTGAAAGAGCGTATTGGGTGCCAATTTCTACACTAGCAATCCTACAAGGAATGACTCTAAGAAGTAAATGGACAAGGCAAATTCATAGAATTTTGGGAACCGCAATAGGAATAGCTTTAGTATATTTTTTGCTGCGTTTAAATTTAAATAGCCTACAAATTGCAATTTTAATAGGTATTCTTGGCTTTTTAGCGCAACTTACGATTACTAAACACTATGGCGTAGCCACAATTTTTATAACTCCGATGACTGTTTATATGGCTGAAATGAGTGGAGTAATAAGTGGTGGAGCAACAACTTTAATTGTAGCAAGGCTTGAAGATATTATTCTAGGAAGTATAATTGGTTTTATTGGTGGAGTTTGTTTGCACAATCTTAAATTTAGAAAAGGCTCTGTTAAAATATTTTATTGA
- the frr gene encoding ribosome recycling factor has protein sequence MLDKIYKTQEEASKKAIESLKKDFLTLRTGKVSVNVLDNIYVDYYGNQTPLNQVATVLATDAMTITVTPWEKPMLKTIETAIQAANIGVNPNNDGECIKLFFPPMTTEQRQENVKRSKAMGEKAKVSIRNARKDANDEIKKIEKEISEDDAKKAHDEVQKITDNFNNKVDDVLKQKEAELLKV, from the coding sequence ATGCTAGATAAAATTTATAAAACACAAGAAGAAGCTTCTAAAAAAGCAATTGAGTCTTTGAAAAAAGATTTTCTAACTCTAAGAACTGGAAAAGTAAGCGTTAATGTGCTTGATAATATTTATGTTGATTACTATGGAAATCAAACTCCATTGAACCAAGTAGCTACTGTTTTAGCAACCGATGCGATGACGATAACCGTAACTCCTTGGGAAAAACCGATGTTAAAGACTATTGAAACAGCTATCCAAGCTGCAAATATTGGTGTAAATCCAAACAATGATGGTGAATGCATAAAGTTATTTTTTCCACCGATGACAACTGAACAAAGACAAGAAAATGTTAAAAGATCAAAAGCAATGGGCGAAAAAGCAAAAGTTAGTATAAGAAATGCTAGAAAAGATGCAAACGATGAGATTAAAAAAATAGAAAAAGAAATCTCAGAGGATGATGCAAAAAAAGCTCATGATGAAGTTCAAAAAATTACCGATAACTTTAATAATAAAGTTGATGATGTTTTAAAACAAAAAGAAGCTGAACTTTTAAAAGTATGA
- a CDS encoding IS1595 family transposase: protein MKNKTTELDIILQLFNSLSNDDKKSFIKEIKNKETSNKVSIKKEIKYCPHCKSTKFVKNGKSSNTQRFLCRDCNKTFTTTNNTIFFSVKKDIKTWKLYIHCMIEKYSLRKTAKICNISLPTAFAWRHKILDALQIMMSEVELNGIVEADETFIPLSFKGNHKNFKLPRLAKKRGTPATKRGLSREQVCVSCGINLNCLSIAKVSNLGKPKLKDLEKVLNGKIIKDSMFVTDSFRAYLKLAKDMELSHIRIPRNKYKAGTFNIQTINSYHSRLKAMITYNFKGVSTKYLNNYLVYHNFVNFAKDNKNDKEIILFDFIQENDCISKSINIANRPNIPLPDVA, encoded by the coding sequence ATGAAAAATAAGACAACAGAGTTAGATATAATTTTACAGCTTTTTAACTCTCTTTCAAATGATGATAAAAAATCATTCATAAAAGAGATAAAAAATAAAGAAACTTCTAACAAAGTATCTATCAAAAAAGAGATTAAATATTGTCCTCATTGTAAATCTACTAAATTTGTTAAAAATGGAAAAAGTAGCAATACTCAAAGATTTTTATGTAGAGATTGTAATAAAACATTTACTACTACAAATAATACGATATTTTTTAGTGTTAAAAAAGATATAAAAACCTGGAAATTATATATTCATTGTATGATAGAAAAATATTCACTTAGAAAAACAGCTAAGATTTGTAATATTTCACTACCTACTGCATTTGCTTGGAGACATAAAATTTTAGATGCTTTGCAAATTATGATGAGTGAAGTTGAATTAAATGGAATAGTTGAAGCTGATGAAACTTTTATACCGCTATCTTTTAAAGGTAATCATAAAAATTTTAAATTGCCACGCTTAGCAAAGAAAAGAGGAACACCTGCTACTAAGCGTGGATTAAGTAGAGAGCAGGTCTGTGTAAGTTGTGGAATAAATTTAAATTGTTTATCTATTGCAAAAGTATCAAATCTTGGCAAACCTAAATTAAAAGATTTAGAAAAGGTTTTAAATGGTAAAATTATAAAAGATAGTATGTTTGTAACTGATAGTTTTAGAGCTTATTTAAAACTTGCAAAAGATATGGAGTTAAGTCATATTAGAATACCAAGAAACAAATATAAAGCTGGAACATTTAATATTCAAACTATAAATAGTTATCATAGTAGATTGAAAGCAATGATAACTTATAATTTTAAAGGTGTTTCAACTAAATATCTTAATAACTATCTTGTTTATCATAATTTTGTAAATTTTGCAAAAGACAATAAAAATGACAAAGAGATAATTCTATTTGATTTTATACAAGAGAATGATTGTATAAGTAAATCTATTAACATCGCTAATAGACCAAATATACCATTGCCAGATGTGGCTTAG
- a CDS encoding DMT family transporter: MYFVYSITPIHINKKYGILTTLSYGLIIGGILAALINKNWTHHGVKDIDGLFAIFGTVFFGTIISFSFYMKGLSILGPTKTSLLAAVEPVASAFFIYLFLGQRYVFLDYIGFIMILSCTILLARRK, translated from the coding sequence TTGTATTTTGTTTATAGCATAACTCCAATACATATAAATAAAAAATATGGTATTTTAACAACTCTTTCTTATGGTCTTATAATAGGTGGTATTTTGGCCGCATTGATAAATAAAAACTGGACTCATCACGGAGTAAAAGATATAGATGGACTTTTTGCTATATTTGGAACTGTATTTTTTGGAACTATTATTTCATTTAGTTTTTATATGAAAGGATTAAGTATTTTAGGCCCTACAAAGACTAGTTTATTAGCCGCTGTTGAGCCTGTTGCATCAGCTTTTTTTATTTATCTGTTTTTAGGGCAAAGGTATGTATTTTTAGACTATATTGGTTTTATAATGATATTAAGCTGCACGATCTTGCTTGCTAGAAGGAAGTAA
- the secG gene encoding preprotein translocase subunit SecG produces the protein MTTILLVLQFVLTVILTIAILLQKSSSMGLGVYSGSNESLFGAKGAGGFLAKFTVVVGILFILNTLALGYYYQKSNSKSVIDSIDTKSLQIPAQTNEIPETKAVPEAPKVN, from the coding sequence TTGACAACGATTTTATTAGTTTTACAATTTGTACTAACTGTAATACTTACCATAGCCATCTTACTTCAAAAAAGCTCATCAATGGGACTTGGAGTTTATAGCGGAAGTAACGAAAGTTTATTTGGCGCAAAAGGTGCTGGTGGATTTTTAGCAAAATTTACAGTTGTTGTGGGAATTTTATTTATTTTAAATACTTTGGCTTTAGGATATTATTATCAAAAAAGTAATTCAAAATCTGTCATAGATAGTATTGATACAAAATCCCTTCAAATTCCTGCCCAAACAAATGAGATTCCAGAGACTAAAGCAGTTCCTGAAGCCCCTAAGGTAAATTAA